Proteins found in one Diorhabda sublineata isolate icDioSubl1.1 chromosome 9, icDioSubl1.1, whole genome shotgun sequence genomic segment:
- the LOC130448650 gene encoding zinc finger protein Elbow — MLTSPNQYLRPEYLTPLPTTLDAKKSPLALLAQTCSQIGADTPNSKLLQSSEKSSKSKNDSQRDKNEPTNKSSKLDVLSPREKSKSPEERSNSVSGATNRVRTPVASKPITNGRCSSNLSNSPRASPAERKSPATESNADGSATPEKSLGRTTPHTPSSSASKTAFTPNILTSSSDPAIKDLPLGTFKPGVPPPTSSPFIGGYPSFPLSMDLMASTLMNQHHALKNGGLVPYLGYGRIKSQDSLSSACRDPYCTGCSVSSHLLGTSVKSCPAGCTQCDHSKPPTTASYMSHGPAATAYAHAQLAALAAASHLPYVCNWISGDAAYCGKRFSSPEELLTHLRTHTSGAISDNSSALSMLGSPGIPPTHPLLHRTYPTPPLSPLATARYHPYSKPSLLPPSLSSSSLPGFPLGHPGISPYLSPYSLYGPRLGATPGMHQ, encoded by the coding sequence ctCGATGCTAAGAAGAGCCCTTTAGCTTTGCTCGCCCAAACGTGCAGTCAGATAGGCGCAGACACCCCGAATTCCAAACTACTTCAAAGTTCTGAGAAATCTTCAAAATCCAAAAACGATTCTCAAAGAGATAAGAATGAACCGACGAACAAATCATCGAAATTAGACGTACTAAGTCCGAGGGAGAAATCTAAATCTCCCGAAGAAAGATCGAATTCCGTATCCGGTGCAACAAATAGAGTACGTACTCCGGTGGCATCTAAACCGATAACCAATGGAAGGTGTTCGAGTAATTTGAGTAATTCCCCTAGAGCGTCACCGGCCGAAAGAAAAAGTCCCGCCACCGAAAGTAACGCAGACGGAAGCGCAACTCCTGAAAAATCTTTAGGAAGAACTACTCCTCATACGCCATCTTCATCAGCTTCAAAAACAGCTTTCACCCCCAACATATTAACGTCGTCATCAGATCCAGCTATAAAAGATCTACCGTTGGGCACTTTTAAACCGGGTGTACCCCCTCCGACGAGTTCTCCGTTTATAGGAGGATACCCATCGTTTCCTCTATCCATGGACTTGATGGCTTCCACGTTAATGAATCAACATCACGCTTTAAAAAACGGCGGACTCGTTCCTTACCTCGGTTACGGTCGAATCAAATCGCAAGATTCGTTATCTTCGGCGTGTAGAGATCCTTATTGTACAGGATGTAGTGTTAGTTCCCATTTACTAGGTACTTCGGTGAAATCTTGTCCTGCCGGATGTACTCAATGTGATCATTCGAAACCCCCGACGACCGCCAGTTACATGAGCCACGGTCCGGCAGCTACGGCGTACGCTCACGCGCAACTGGCCGCCCTAGCTGCGGCTTCCCACCTTCCGTACGTGTGTAATTGGATATCAGGCGATGCGGCTTATTGCGGAAAAAGATTTTCCAGTCCCGAAGAACTCCTAACTCATTTAAGGACTCATACTAGCGGAGCTATTTCCGATAATAGCTCGGCTTTATCGATGCTAGGTTCACCTGGAATACCTCCGACGCATCCATTACTCCACAGAACATATCCCACGCCGCCGCTTAGTCCTTTAGCGACGGCGAGATATCATCCTTATAGTAAACCGTCCTTATTACCTCCTTCGCTTAGTTCGTCGTCCTTACCTGGATTTCCTTTGGGGCATCCAGGGATTTCCCCTTATCTTTCTCCTTATTCTTTGTACGGGCCTAGATTGGGCGCCACGCCCGGTATGCATCAGTAG